One genomic segment of Synechocystis sp. LKSZ1 includes these proteins:
- a CDS encoding type II toxin-antitoxin system Phd/YefM family antitoxin, producing the protein MRNANIHEAKTHLSQLIESVLAGEDVIISRAGKPLVRLVAYEGVSQPRRAGVWKGQLEIADDFDAESPEINALFYGSEA; encoded by the coding sequence ATGCGTAATGCCAATATTCATGAAGCGAAAACCCATCTATCGCAACTGATCGAGTCAGTTCTGGCGGGAGAAGATGTGATTATTAGCCGAGCCGGGAAACCCTTGGTTCGTCTGGTAGCTTACGAGGGGGTATCCCAACCTCGTCGGGCCGGCGTCTGGAAAGGACAGCTCGAAATAGCCGATGATTTTGATGCCGAATCCCCTGAAATCAACGCCCTTTTTTATGGGAGTGAAGCTTGA
- a CDS encoding type II toxin-antitoxin system VapC family toxin, protein MKFLLDTHILLWWLGDDGRLSAETRSIITNPENFIFVSAATVWEMSIKKSLGKLSFPDGLLTILKENQFQLLSITVEHSLRIAHLPEHHKDPFDRMLIAQAQTEGLILISQDIKFKQYKVDLWMD, encoded by the coding sequence TTGAAATTTTTATTGGATACCCATATCTTGTTGTGGTGGTTAGGAGATGATGGACGATTGTCTGCCGAGACCCGGTCTATCATCACTAATCCCGAAAACTTTATTTTTGTTAGTGCGGCCACGGTATGGGAAATGTCGATCAAAAAATCTTTAGGGAAGTTATCTTTTCCCGATGGTTTGCTGACGATACTGAAGGAAAATCAATTTCAACTACTTAGTATTACAGTAGAACATAGCTTAAGGATTGCCCATTTACCCGAACATCATAAAGACCCTTTTGACCGGATGTTAATCGCCCAGGCCCAGACTGAAGGCCTAATCTTGATTTCTCAGGATATTAAATTTAAACAGTACAAAGTCGATCTATGGATGGACTAG